A DNA window from Halorubrum sp. DM2 contains the following coding sequences:
- a CDS encoding ribbon-helix-helix protein, CopG family — MPSNRVTVSLDEDTKNTLEALNDQTDESQSELVRQAIAFYAANFDSANASDSDHLQTYYEMLSTGEHVLLDIDLLHTLLSQVDNPEDRDDEFLETMDRVARYHAQEYADRFDSLEDVLDWLSLCGFLTVRRTEQGSYHVVFPSESLRWFMIQFMRGSIADLPFEIEIEESVSKVLITERDE; from the coding sequence ATGCCCAGTAACCGAGTTACAGTGTCACTTGATGAGGATACTAAGAATACACTGGAGGCACTGAACGATCAAACTGACGAGAGCCAAAGCGAACTGGTTCGCCAAGCGATCGCGTTCTATGCAGCGAACTTCGACTCGGCGAACGCGAGCGATAGTGATCATCTTCAGACGTACTACGAGATGCTCTCGACAGGCGAGCATGTTCTATTGGATATCGATCTACTTCATACACTTTTGAGTCAGGTTGACAATCCGGAAGACCGAGATGACGAGTTTCTCGAAACGATGGATCGAGTGGCTCGTTACCACGCTCAAGAATACGCTGATCGATTTGATTCACTCGAAGATGTACTCGATTGGCTCTCGCTGTGTGGATTCTTGACTGTTAGACGGACTGAACAAGGAAGCTACCACGTTGTCTTTCCCTCCGAATCACTACGCTGGTTTATGATACAGTTCATGCGGGGCAGTATCGCAGATCTCCCGTTTGAAATTGAGATTGAAGAAAGCGTCTCGAAGGTGCTCATAACCGAACGAGATGAGTAA
- a CDS encoding TATA-box-binding protein, giving the protein MVKIVNIIASGTLNTEIDLSQLASDIESKAEYDPDNYPGLYLRFGEEDPLVTVYRTGKYITTGSTSKEEVHEIRERFLNLLSDMGVVSTDIDDNYQIQNYVCTGELDRQLNLNALAIGLGLENTEYEPEQFPGLIYRPTEAPCVALLFASGRVVITGSPSLKTAEDTFQQISQRIAKLL; this is encoded by the coding sequence ATGGTCAAAATCGTTAATATCATCGCTTCAGGGACTCTAAACACGGAAATCGATCTCTCACAGTTAGCCAGCGATATAGAATCTAAGGCAGAATACGACCCCGACAACTACCCAGGCCTGTATCTTCGATTCGGGGAAGAGGATCCGCTAGTGACAGTTTACCGCACAGGGAAATACATCACCACCGGATCAACGAGTAAGGAAGAAGTCCACGAGATAAGAGAACGATTCCTGAACCTTCTCTCTGATATGGGAGTAGTCAGTACAGACATCGATGACAACTATCAAATACAGAACTATGTCTGCACCGGAGAACTGGATCGGCAACTCAACCTGAACGCCTTAGCCATCGGATTAGGCCTTGAGAACACAGAATACGAACCCGAACAATTCCCCGGCCTCATCTACAGACCTACAGAAGCACCTTGCGTCGCACTGCTATTCGCCTCCGGAAGAGTCGTCATCACAGGAAGCCCTTCACTCAAAACAGCCGAAGACACCTTCCAGCAAATCTCACAGCGCATAGCAAAACTGCTCTAA
- a CDS encoding N-6 DNA methylase: MSELTEEIKEQLPDDLPSKVRDAEYNEETAAKNYGVQVLQILGLENANYEEWINEDDRPDFIWDDHSGITRIVGEFKAPWDDDHSSDDERYKLKEGIDQCIGYNESLRLKYILVTDGRWIHLRDVYSKSETEFEVDLLEVFEDPNDSGVESDVADLQNQLTNIYGGVWNEEPSQRDISEDHIFAEFIEASNLALNEDLLPSIEEKFETYRSRFEEYEEERSDLIEERKETFETYLGYRDYDIYREAIRKASEDPYFDYVEHFDDSPKDVTPEPLIELVGDFIDEIRGIKKDLNSLEHEYRLARNWNKKWQHWLELRGVNYEEASQSDQDDLEETFQLQTLNLLYNRLLIIRIFEDLGIIGQLISDGFIKMFDEKVKLKRGNRYTEPLESASKQAREVYNPLFKRDTPHDWYHYDENVLKTVLRRFDNYNFRNIDRDIFGDMYQKCLDNEKRERLGSFYTPPEVVNFLLDFTGYTKQNRKLRQRNKPVIDPACGSGTFLLEFFKRYIQAEKEAGRDLGSADTVKRVVSNINEKLRGFDIDPFAVQLAQSNLLIHLIREKRDSADDSAVTTGTEDHLELPEFPVYETDSLLTTNDESLNPDRFYRAREKDPEHLDQIIRSKQDDYSLVMGNPPYIRYHNQSGITGSYQELHETFGENGPDIYVGFVEQALDWAEEGGKVAFVISDRILVNRPSQKIRQYMLDNAKIDLVVDLTRSKIFGFDVDVFPLLIVMTKTEDEEERLDNEIDVAKVFMKGSWEQRTWSPALDFVASELMDADEPDYDFSEDFEAKKEEYKHIENEDAYSTYTISQSRFVEKRSDWSNEQVLNTQIQDELWDVVLDIENPDDCVRLEDITQLNDDGRIVTRGGGSSDIRPYEADKSDPGSAPVLTGGDIDEFILEYEGEHSDYVDYDRLKSEFESDPDSVEMSTNKADVILNEKVVAWRYTAPSLSFVVDGPDKGKRFLKRRIYFLLLKESNGFDEFSDRSNLFNHQYVCGVLNSDLLDFYYKAYYEHKAFRHAPEIDAPAEYLQHLPIYIPSDKEQEEIVGCSEELHSLHTEKHRKAVRKENLFSHYQESDKLIPFRDHIRKTVKEHSRYSLSSLNTEVDGSTLQLNQSFIVEMYSNTDAENLKSFLEMFEDVFDEGRFIGDDLDDLRLPRDLDEFVDEYDRLASEVDSLDAEIEEQKEKLNTAVFDMYDIDEENREKIQGYLDDFLTVIE; this comes from the coding sequence ATGAGCGAGCTTACTGAGGAGATTAAGGAGCAGCTCCCAGATGATCTTCCTTCTAAAGTCCGTGACGCCGAGTACAACGAAGAGACTGCGGCGAAGAATTACGGAGTTCAGGTTCTCCAAATTTTGGGGTTAGAGAACGCGAATTACGAGGAGTGGATCAATGAGGATGATAGACCGGACTTTATCTGGGATGATCACAGCGGAATCACCCGGATTGTAGGAGAGTTCAAAGCACCTTGGGACGATGATCACAGCTCGGACGATGAGCGTTACAAACTGAAAGAAGGAATCGATCAGTGTATTGGGTACAACGAGAGTCTCAGGCTGAAGTATATCCTGGTGACTGATGGGCGCTGGATCCACCTCCGTGACGTTTACAGCAAGTCTGAGACGGAGTTTGAAGTTGATCTACTGGAGGTTTTTGAAGATCCAAACGATTCGGGTGTGGAGTCTGATGTTGCTGATCTACAGAACCAGTTGACCAATATTTACGGCGGTGTTTGGAATGAGGAGCCAAGCCAGCGGGATATCTCTGAAGATCACATCTTTGCCGAGTTTATTGAGGCCTCTAATTTGGCGTTGAATGAGGACTTACTTCCCTCTATTGAGGAAAAGTTCGAAACGTACAGGAGCCGGTTTGAGGAGTACGAGGAAGAGCGGAGTGACCTTATCGAGGAGCGTAAAGAGACGTTTGAAACGTATCTTGGGTATCGTGACTACGATATTTACAGGGAGGCGATTAGAAAGGCCTCTGAGGATCCGTATTTTGACTACGTTGAACACTTTGATGATTCCCCGAAAGACGTTACCCCAGAGCCGTTAATCGAGCTTGTTGGAGACTTTATTGACGAAATTCGCGGGATTAAAAAGGATCTCAACTCGTTGGAGCACGAGTATCGGTTGGCAAGAAACTGGAATAAGAAGTGGCAGCACTGGCTTGAGCTTCGAGGTGTGAATTACGAGGAGGCCTCTCAGTCAGATCAGGATGATCTGGAGGAAACATTCCAGCTACAGACCTTGAACTTGCTGTATAATCGTTTGCTGATTATCCGTATCTTTGAGGATTTAGGGATTATCGGCCAGCTCATCAGTGACGGATTTATCAAGATGTTCGATGAGAAAGTGAAGTTGAAACGCGGAAATAGGTATACTGAGCCTTTGGAATCTGCTTCTAAACAGGCCCGTGAAGTCTATAATCCGCTGTTTAAGCGGGATACGCCTCACGATTGGTACCATTATGATGAGAATGTTTTGAAGACGGTTCTACGGCGATTTGACAACTATAACTTCCGGAATATTGACCGGGATATCTTCGGAGATATGTATCAGAAGTGCTTGGACAACGAGAAGCGTGAGCGTCTTGGCAGTTTCTATACTCCTCCCGAGGTAGTGAACTTCCTGCTAGATTTTACAGGTTATACGAAGCAGAATCGAAAGCTTAGGCAGCGGAATAAACCGGTTATTGATCCGGCTTGTGGCAGCGGGACGTTTCTGCTGGAGTTCTTCAAGCGGTATATTCAGGCGGAGAAGGAGGCTGGGCGGGATCTTGGAAGTGCGGATACGGTCAAAAGAGTTGTAAGCAATATAAACGAAAAGCTGCGAGGATTCGATATTGACCCGTTCGCTGTACAGCTTGCTCAGTCCAACTTACTGATTCATTTAATCAGAGAGAAGCGAGATAGTGCGGATGATAGCGCTGTTACTACCGGTACTGAAGATCACTTGGAGCTTCCCGAGTTCCCGGTTTATGAGACTGATTCGTTGCTGACGACTAATGATGAGTCGCTGAATCCTGATCGGTTCTACAGAGCGCGGGAGAAGGATCCTGAACACCTGGACCAGATTATCCGTTCGAAGCAGGATGATTACTCGCTGGTAATGGGTAATCCGCCGTATATCCGGTATCACAATCAGAGCGGTATTACCGGTAGCTACCAGGAGCTTCACGAAACGTTCGGTGAGAACGGGCCTGATATCTACGTAGGATTTGTGGAGCAGGCTCTTGACTGGGCTGAGGAGGGTGGAAAAGTGGCTTTTGTCATTTCCGACCGTATCTTGGTGAATCGTCCTTCTCAGAAGATTAGACAGTATATGCTGGATAATGCGAAGATTGATCTTGTTGTTGATCTCACGCGTTCCAAGATCTTCGGTTTCGATGTCGACGTCTTCCCGCTGCTCATCGTGATGACAAAAACGGAGGATGAAGAGGAGCGATTAGACAACGAAATCGACGTAGCTAAGGTGTTTATGAAGGGAAGTTGGGAGCAGCGTACGTGGTCTCCTGCTCTTGACTTTGTGGCGTCCGAGTTGATGGATGCCGATGAGCCTGACTATGATTTCTCAGAGGACTTTGAGGCCAAGAAGGAGGAGTACAAGCATATTGAGAACGAGGATGCTTATTCAACGTACACTATTTCGCAGTCGCGGTTTGTGGAGAAGCGCAGTGACTGGAGTAATGAGCAGGTCCTGAATACACAGATCCAAGATGAGTTGTGGGATGTCGTCTTGGATATAGAGAATCCTGATGACTGTGTCCGTCTTGAGGATATCACCCAGTTGAATGACGACGGCAGGATTGTTACTCGTGGAGGCGGTTCCAGTGATATTAGGCCGTACGAGGCGGATAAGTCGGATCCAGGTTCTGCCCCGGTATTGACCGGCGGTGATATTGACGAGTTTATTCTTGAATATGAGGGTGAGCACAGCGATTACGTGGATTATGACCGTTTGAAAAGCGAGTTCGAGAGTGATCCGGATAGCGTAGAGATGTCTACGAACAAGGCAGATGTAATTCTGAACGAGAAGGTGGTGGCTTGGCGGTACACGGCTCCGAGTCTGTCATTTGTTGTTGACGGCCCAGATAAGGGAAAGAGATTCTTGAAGCGGAGGATATATTTCCTGCTGCTTAAGGAAAGTAACGGGTTTGATGAGTTCAGTGATCGCTCGAATCTGTTCAATCATCAGTATGTGTGTGGGGTATTGAATAGTGATCTTCTGGACTTCTACTACAAGGCCTATTATGAGCACAAGGCTTTCCGACACGCTCCGGAGATTGATGCTCCAGCCGAGTATCTTCAGCACTTACCGATCTATATTCCGAGTGATAAGGAGCAGGAGGAGATAGTTGGGTGCTCGGAGGAGTTACACAGTCTTCATACGGAGAAGCACCGGAAAGCGGTTCGGAAAGAGAATTTGTTCAGTCATTATCAGGAGTCGGATAAGCTAATTCCTTTCCGAGATCATATTCGGAAGACGGTGAAGGAGCACAGCAGGTATTCTCTTAGTTCGTTGAATACTGAGGTCGATGGTTCAACTCTCCAGTTGAATCAGAGTTTCATCGTGGAGATGTACAGTAATACAGATGCTGAGAATCTTAAGTCGTTCTTGGAGATGTTTGAGGATGTGTTTGATGAGGGCAGGTTTATCGGTGATGACTTGGATGATTTGAGGCTTCCACGGGATCTGGATGAGTTTGTAGATGAGTATGATCGGCTGGCATCCGAGGTTGATTCCTTAGATGCTGAAATTGAGGAGCAGAAGGAGAAGTTGAATACTGCGGTGTTCGATATGTATGATATTGACGAGGAGAACAGAGAGAAGATACAGGGTTATTTAGACGACTTCCTGACTGTGATCGAGTAA
- a CDS encoding AAA family ATPase, giving the protein MIVSRARVQYFRSIVDTDWVELQSDITTLLGKNESGKSSFLKALEAVSHDEPFKERDQNYNQSPDETPFEMVRVELISERDTDSIEVGPLEFDEPIHVVKLSNGDRRVESGSGEAMISRSAQKRVLRKNVEEAWQVLNNLRNQNTGNFRKRYDQNVQQNIKNIRNNGEDNSLQWNLNQCENAISGLDTLPEIDTGESTQSIEEIKTGLKEAYSEAEAVSDFDVSSILPSIVYHDEFDRITDTTNINALDQAENRTFRNLLELAEIDYEDFDDKEDLAQMRELRTAGTDVSGEVNSIWDQKSVDVSITNRKNKFLVQIADSSLKGGKSGEDVQRDLVPPSSRSEGFQWFFSFYTNLSAETNGEDGDKLILLDDPAVVLHPEGKKNWLDAIEQMADNAQFVYSSHSPFLIRKEHPERIRLVEDLPEQGTKITRDWAEGDSMALKPLRNALGIGLGDSPFASKRQILVEGVTDYYIFTALNNYLKSVGMNFIDSDEVSIMPTNGAPNMPNAAKWVASEDFSYVILLDNDQAGKDAKEEIIEQHQEIDPERIVLLELDDERPEFRIELEDLFSTEFYVESVNRSYSEKFTGEFSEISLEHDESENIYHLNEVEYKGRKITSKLEEVLSNQGMGNFDKVLVANEVQDRLNSGDVDESDITAFLPIFEKIRKLT; this is encoded by the coding sequence ATGATTGTTTCTCGTGCCCGAGTACAGTATTTCCGCTCCATCGTGGATACAGACTGGGTTGAATTACAGTCAGACATTACTACGCTGCTGGGAAAAAACGAGAGTGGAAAAAGTTCGTTTCTTAAAGCATTAGAGGCCGTTTCGCATGATGAGCCATTCAAGGAGCGCGACCAGAATTACAACCAAAGTCCCGACGAGACTCCTTTCGAAATGGTCCGTGTTGAACTCATCTCGGAGAGAGATACTGATTCGATAGAAGTGGGTCCATTGGAGTTCGACGAGCCGATCCACGTTGTGAAGCTATCAAACGGCGATCGACGAGTTGAGTCAGGTTCTGGGGAGGCGATGATATCTCGTAGTGCTCAAAAAAGAGTCCTGAGAAAGAATGTAGAAGAGGCATGGCAAGTTCTGAATAACCTAAGAAACCAGAACACCGGGAACTTCCGGAAACGCTACGACCAGAACGTTCAGCAGAACATAAAGAATATCAGAAACAATGGAGAGGACAATTCTCTCCAGTGGAATTTGAATCAGTGTGAGAATGCGATCTCCGGTCTGGATACTCTCCCAGAAATCGATACCGGAGAAAGCACTCAGTCGATTGAAGAGATAAAGACAGGTCTGAAAGAGGCTTATTCAGAAGCTGAGGCTGTTTCCGATTTCGATGTGTCGTCGATACTACCTTCCATAGTCTACCACGACGAATTTGACCGAATTACGGACACAACAAATATTAACGCCTTAGACCAGGCCGAGAACCGAACCTTCCGGAACCTGCTGGAGCTCGCGGAAATTGACTACGAGGATTTTGATGATAAGGAGGACTTAGCACAGATGCGTGAACTTCGGACGGCAGGGACTGATGTGTCGGGCGAAGTCAATTCTATTTGGGATCAAAAATCCGTTGACGTATCGATCACCAACCGCAAGAACAAGTTCTTGGTCCAAATCGCAGATAGCTCCCTGAAAGGAGGGAAATCTGGGGAGGATGTCCAGCGAGATCTTGTTCCTCCGTCGAGTAGGAGCGAGGGCTTCCAATGGTTCTTCTCGTTCTATACGAACCTCAGCGCGGAGACTAATGGTGAAGATGGAGATAAACTGATCTTACTGGACGATCCAGCTGTCGTGCTTCACCCAGAGGGCAAGAAAAATTGGCTCGATGCGATCGAACAGATGGCTGACAATGCTCAATTCGTCTATTCTTCCCACTCCCCGTTCTTAATCCGGAAGGAACACCCCGAAAGAATCAGACTCGTCGAAGACTTACCCGAACAGGGGACGAAGATCACACGCGATTGGGCAGAGGGGGATTCGATGGCACTGAAACCACTTCGAAACGCCTTGGGAATTGGACTGGGAGACTCGCCGTTCGCCTCAAAGAGGCAGATCTTGGTTGAGGGCGTGACGGATTATTATATTTTCACTGCGCTGAATAACTATCTCAAATCGGTCGGAATGAATTTCATAGACTCTGACGAAGTGTCGATTATGCCGACCAACGGCGCGCCAAATATGCCGAATGCGGCGAAGTGGGTGGCATCTGAGGATTTTTCATATGTTATCTTACTAGATAATGACCAAGCCGGGAAAGATGCCAAAGAGGAAATCATTGAACAGCATCAAGAGATCGATCCTGAGAGAATCGTCCTACTTGAACTCGATGACGAGAGGCCTGAGTTCCGGATTGAGTTGGAGGATCTGTTTTCCACGGAATTCTATGTAGAATCGGTCAACAGGTCCTATTCAGAGAAGTTTACGGGCGAATTTTCCGAGATATCGCTCGAACACGACGAGAGTGAGAATATATACCATCTCAATGAGGTGGAGTACAAGGGCAGAAAAATCACGTCCAAATTGGAAGAAGTACTCAGTAATCAGGGAATGGGTAATTTTGATAAAGTACTTGTTGCTAATGAAGTACAAGACCGGTTGAACAGCGGAGATGTTGACGAGTCAGACATCACAGCGTTCCTTCCTATCTTTGAAAAAATTCGGAAGCTCACCTAA
- a CDS encoding minichromosome maintenance protein MCM has translation MPSQDLTDQFIDFYQNFYREEVGALAQNYPDDQRSLYLSYDDLYRFDPDLAEDFRAKPDAMREYAEEALRLYDLPADVSLYGAHVRVTDLPENIGISDIRVHDDHVGELISFRGVVRKATDVRPKITEAAFECQRCGTLTYIPQSDRDYQEPEVCQGCEQRGPFRLNVDQSEMIDSQKLRVQEPPKGDGTGETPQSIEIDLIDDLCGDVTAGDHVTVVGMLRAEQMDGGNKNLVDLYVDGLSITPSDEFDLQLRGDEEQQIRELIDNGEIFTALQDSLAPSIYGLETEKLAILLQLFSGVQKETEEGETIRGNPHILLVSDPGIGLSRILRSAARVSPRSTYSNGAETSRAGVTAAAARTGGQDGPWELKAGALPIADRGLAVIDNLDDLDDDVMGALTEPMEQQQITISKASIHESVDTRVGVLAAGSPKYGRFDQYEPIGDQLDVDNHSLTLFDLVFTVTDNPNPEIDEHTADHVLDINQVGELREAGEDPDPAESVDAPVDSQTIQKHIATARRLHPVLTDEAKDHITEFYVDLRSKGADEDAPVPVTARKLEALVRLSEASARIRLSETVEGEDAERATRIVESCLKDIGVDPDTGQFDADVVETDTSEVQEHSPQNLKELIAEIENDHRQGAPIDEIYAHATHIGLDQGQVDSELQKLRTKGEVYEPVEDHLRTT, from the coding sequence ATGCCTTCTCAGGATCTAACGGACCAGTTCATAGATTTCTACCAGAACTTTTACCGCGAGGAGGTTGGAGCCCTCGCACAGAACTACCCTGACGATCAGCGATCGCTGTATCTCTCTTACGACGATCTCTATCGATTTGACCCGGACTTGGCAGAAGACTTCCGTGCGAAACCGGATGCGATGCGGGAGTACGCAGAGGAAGCCCTCCGGCTCTACGATCTCCCGGCCGATGTGAGCCTCTATGGGGCACACGTTCGAGTTACGGACCTCCCAGAGAACATCGGTATTAGCGATATTCGAGTCCATGACGACCATGTTGGTGAACTCATCTCATTCCGAGGTGTTGTCCGAAAGGCAACCGACGTCCGACCGAAAATCACGGAGGCTGCCTTCGAGTGCCAGCGATGTGGCACACTGACGTACATCCCTCAAAGCGATCGCGACTATCAAGAGCCCGAAGTGTGTCAAGGGTGCGAACAGCGGGGACCGTTCAGGCTTAACGTGGACCAGTCCGAGATGATCGATTCTCAGAAGCTACGCGTCCAAGAGCCACCGAAGGGCGATGGGACGGGTGAAACGCCGCAGTCGATCGAGATTGATCTCATCGACGATCTGTGTGGCGACGTTACGGCTGGAGACCACGTTACGGTGGTCGGAATGCTCCGTGCAGAGCAGATGGACGGTGGCAACAAGAATCTCGTTGATCTCTACGTCGACGGCCTCTCGATAACGCCGAGTGACGAATTCGACCTTCAGCTACGAGGCGATGAGGAACAGCAGATCCGGGAGCTGATCGACAATGGAGAGATATTCACGGCACTTCAGGATTCTCTCGCTCCGTCGATCTACGGTCTGGAGACCGAGAAACTCGCAATCCTGCTTCAGTTGTTCAGCGGTGTCCAGAAGGAGACCGAGGAGGGTGAGACGATCCGGGGGAATCCCCATATTCTATTAGTAAGTGATCCGGGTATCGGGTTGAGTCGGATCCTCCGTTCTGCAGCACGAGTCTCTCCACGGTCAACGTATAGCAACGGGGCCGAAACGTCGAGAGCTGGAGTAACAGCGGCTGCGGCTCGGACGGGTGGACAAGATGGTCCGTGGGAGTTGAAGGCGGGGGCACTCCCGATCGCTGACCGCGGCCTTGCGGTAATTGACAATCTCGATGATCTCGACGACGACGTAATGGGTGCGCTCACCGAGCCGATGGAACAGCAGCAAATCACGATTTCGAAGGCATCTATCCACGAATCCGTCGATACCCGAGTGGGTGTACTCGCTGCCGGCTCCCCCAAGTACGGTAGATTCGACCAATATGAGCCGATCGGGGACCAACTGGACGTGGATAACCACTCACTTACGCTCTTTGACCTCGTATTCACAGTCACCGACAATCCCAACCCGGAGATAGATGAGCACACCGCGGACCACGTACTGGACATCAACCAGGTGGGAGAATTACGAGAGGCTGGTGAAGATCCTGACCCAGCTGAGTCCGTTGATGCCCCGGTAGATTCTCAGACTATCCAGAAACATATCGCAACCGCTCGTCGGCTCCATCCGGTGCTGACAGACGAAGCAAAAGACCACATCACGGAGTTCTACGTTGATCTTCGCTCGAAGGGAGCTGACGAGGATGCCCCAGTACCAGTTACAGCCCGAAAATTGGAAGCACTGGTGCGTCTCTCAGAAGCGAGCGCCCGAATACGACTCTCAGAGACGGTCGAGGGCGAGGATGCGGAGCGCGCGACGAGGATTGTCGAGTCGTGTCTCAAAGACATCGGTGTCGATCCCGACACAGGACAGTTCGACGCAGACGTAGTTGAAACGGACACCTCGGAGGTACAGGAGCACAGTCCCCAGAACCTCAAGGAGCTCATCGCGGAGATAGAGAACGACCACAGGCAAGGTGCACCTATTGACGAGATATACGCTCACGCGACTCACATCGGTCTGGATCAAGGTCAAGTAGACAGTGAGCTTCAGAAACTCCGGACGAAGGGTGAGGTGTATGAACCAGTTGAAGATCATCTCAGAACGACCTGA
- a CDS encoding restriction endonuclease, translating into MNVPRDELLTQLRMLESHEFEKLIADIWEYMGWDTTITDRSRDGGIDVIARKNLPFAQKQLIQTKRYAKGNKIGVPDVQQYSSLYLDKSPDRDVDADVVALVTTSSLTRPARKKAAEYNLRIVDGETLTQMIVDWDLSETISDYIEPDTESDPSFHDDIDRSVEAYEGSRNWNMVKDFNQMAETSPEDMKLTVTVDDTVAYTLFHGRSHQNNLEERRNIHYLDVDGEQLDQLKYIADDLGMRFLGGNRDHEWKIYDKGNGPIDPHRTVEIGMRILNTIFGSAFGDAEMEVAVGNR; encoded by the coding sequence GTGAACGTCCCACGGGATGAACTCTTAACGCAATTGCGGATGCTCGAATCACATGAATTCGAGAAGCTGATTGCGGATATCTGGGAGTACATGGGGTGGGACACAACCATCACAGACCGATCCAGAGACGGTGGTATCGACGTGATTGCCAGAAAGAATCTCCCGTTCGCTCAAAAGCAACTCATCCAAACGAAACGGTACGCTAAGGGCAACAAGATCGGTGTTCCGGATGTCCAGCAGTACAGCAGCCTGTATCTGGACAAGAGCCCAGATCGTGACGTCGACGCCGATGTTGTCGCCCTGGTGACGACAAGCAGTTTGACCCGTCCCGCACGCAAGAAGGCAGCCGAATACAATCTCCGCATTGTCGATGGCGAAACGCTGACGCAGATGATCGTAGACTGGGACCTATCGGAGACCATTTCCGACTATATCGAGCCCGACACCGAGTCTGACCCGTCGTTTCACGATGATATCGATAGATCCGTTGAGGCGTATGAAGGCTCACGCAATTGGAATATGGTCAAAGACTTCAACCAGATGGCGGAGACATCTCCTGAGGATATGAAGCTGACCGTCACGGTTGACGACACTGTGGCGTACACCCTGTTCCACGGGCGGTCCCACCAGAACAACCTTGAGGAACGACGGAACATTCATTATCTCGATGTCGATGGAGAGCAACTTGACCAGCTAAAGTACATCGCAGACGATCTCGGGATGCGGTTCTTAGGGGGCAATAGAGATCATGAATGGAAAATCTACGACAAGGGTAATGGGCCGATAGATCCCCATCGAACGGTCGAAATCGGAATGCGAATTCTAAACACCATCTTCGGATCTGCGTTTGGAGACGCCGAGATGGAAGTCGCTGTAGGCAACAGGTAG